Genomic DNA from Neisseria lisongii:
TTATCTTCGTCCAAAACCTGCTCAACGGCGAACCGCTCGAAGAATATATCTCACCGTTCGGCGGCGGCTATTTCTTCGTCTTACCGGGCGTGGAACAAGGCAGCTTTTTGGGGCAGGGGCTGATCGGATAAATACCGCCCGCCCGTGTAATACAAAAATCAAGCCGTCTGAAAATCAGATTTTCAGACGGCTTGATTTTTTGGACAAGTCAGCAGGGCTTATTTGCCGGGTTGGGTTTGGTAATGCGGCGACCGAGGGCCGAATAAAATGCCGCGCGGCATGTCTGCCCCCAGCAATCGGGAACCGGTAACTTGAGCTATGTCGAATCCTTTGTCTGTTACCGAGCTGGCGATTTGGTCGATCAGTGCGCTGACCAACATGCCTAGAAGACCGCTTTGTCCGCTGTTTTGGTTTTCTATGCTGGAAGCACTGGCAGAACCCGTCCATAAGGTTTTACCGGTTTTGCTGTCTATCAAAGTGGCTTCGGCGCTGACCCGTGTATCGCTTTGAATCACTTGGTAGCTGGTACCGTATTGCTTGACTGTGATATATAAAACGGCATCTGCACCGAAAATTTGGTGTAGTTTGTCCAATTTAACCTGATGAATATCGGCAGGCTGGGTCAATCCGTTTTGTTTGAAGGTTTCGTTGACTACGGCAACCGGAAACACGTAATAGCCTGATTCTGCCAAAGGTCGGGTTGCGGATGCCAACATGCCCGCAGTGGCGTTGATGTCGGGCGATTCGTTCAGCGGGGGCAGTACCAAAATGGATTTCGGGCTGCTTTCTTTAAAGGCTGTGTAATCGTAGGGTTGTTGCGGTGTCGAAGCGCAGGCTGCCAAAAACAGGGCGGCGGCAGGAATCAGGGACTTCCATGAAATCATTTATTTGCTCCTTTGTATTTTTTCAGCAGAAAATCCATAAATGCAGATGATTCAGGGAATTGGGCTTTTTCCGCTTCAAATTCGGATTGAGCCTGCCGGGTTTGTCCCGCATCGTTCAGCAGTAATCCCAAATGAGCATGAGCGCCCGGTGCCGGACTTTGTTGTTTTTTAGCGGCTTCTTGGAAATATTTTTCCATATTGTTAATCTGCTCGCCCAACGGTTTACCATCGCTTTTTAATCGTTGGTAAACATCGGCATTATTGTTGCCCCAGTAATAAAGCGTAGTCGGCTGTTGCGTGCCGCAGGCGGTCAAAAGCAACAAACTGCCGGAAGCCAGTCCGGTTAAAAACAGTTTCTTCATGATACTTACCCTTTGTTGTGCTGCCGGATATGTTTTACGCAAATAATATGGCGGGAATATTTTTCTTAGCCATATTGTTCATACACACCCATATCCGGCGTGTCGGCAGATTAGCGTGCCGGATTCCAAGCACCGTGTTCGATACCGGTAACCAGATTGTTGACGGCTTCGCGTACAGCCAAATCCAAAACTTTACCGTTTAATGTGGCATCATAGCCGGCAGTGCCGCCAAAGCCGATAATTTCACGGTTGGACAGTGAGTATTCACCTGCACCTTGAGTGGAGTAGACGATTTCAGAAGTCCGTACATTAACGACGTTCAAAGCCACTTTAGCGTAAGCAATCTGTGATTTTCCCCGTCCTAAAATACCGAACAGTTGATGGTCGCCCACATCTTTGCGGCCGAATTCGGTTACATCACCGGTAATCACATAATCAGCACCTTTCAGAGCTTGGGCTTTACCGCTGATATTTGATTCCTGTTTCAAAGCGCTTAACTGGGTGCGGTTGAGAACGTTGAAACGGTTGGTCTGTTGCAGATGGGTCACCAAAATGGTTTTTGCCTGACTGCCCAAGCGGTCTTCACTGTCGGAGAAAATTCCTTTTTGGAAACTTGAACGGTTGTCGAAGTTGCCGACGGAAACCGGAATGCGGACACCTTGATACTGAGTATTGTAAGCAGCGGTTTTTTCCACAGGAATGCTGCGGGATGACTCGGTGGCGCAACCGGCAGCCAAGACGGCAACGGCGGCTGCCAGACAAATTTTTTGATACATTTGCAATGCTCCTCGGGTTAATGGTTTCAGAGTGCCAAATGATAGCCAATCTAATATAAACGTTAATAAAAATCAACTCTTTCTTGAAAGAAAAGGATGTCAATAAATAGAACCATGCCGTCTGAAAACTCATTTCATTCGTTTTCAGACGGCATTTGCTATAATGCCCGCATTTCTCTCTTTATTGGAAACATCATCATGTCAGCACCTTTTCCCACCATTGCCGCCATTGCCACCGCACCCGGACGGGGCGGGGTCGGGGTTGTCCGGCTGTCGGGCAAAAATCTGTTGCCGCTGGCGCAGGCGATCAGCGGCGGGAAAACGCCGCAGCCGAGGCGGGCGGTTTATACCGATTTTCTCGATGCGGCGGGGCAGCCGATTGATAACGGGCTGCTGCTGTATTTTGCCGCTCCCGCCAGTTTTACCGGCGAAGATGTGGTAGAGCTGCAGGGGCATGGCGGGCCGGTGGTGATGGAAATGCTGTTGCAGCGCTGTTTGGAACTGGGTGCCAAAATGGCCGAGCCGGGCGAGTTTACCAAACGGGCGTTTCTCAACAACAAACTGGATTTGGCGCAAGCCGAGAGCGTGGCGGATTTGATTGACGCTTCGAGCAAATCCGCCGCCCGCATGGCACTGCGTTCGCTCAAAGGCGCATTTTCGCAGCACATTCATGCCTTGGTGGACGATTTGATTACCCTGCGTATGCTGGTGGAAGCGACTTTGGATTTTCCCGAAGAAGACATCGATTTTCTCGAAGCCGCCGATGCACGGGGCAAGCTGCAGGCCTTGCAAGGCCGTCTGAAAACCGTATTGGCGAGTGCCGAACAGGGCGCAATTTTGCGTGAAGGCATGAACGTGGTGCTGGTCGGCGCACCCAACGTCGGCAAATCCAGCCTGCTCAACGCCTTGGCGGGCGACGATGTGGCGATTGTAACCGACATTGCCGGCACCACCCGCGATACCGTGCGCGAACAGATTACGCTCGACGGCGTGCCGGTGCATATTATCGACACCGCCGGCCTGCGGGAAACCGACGATGTGGTCGAACAAATCGGTATCCAACGCAGCCGAAAAGCCGTGCAGGAAGCCGATGTCGCCCTGATTCTGATTGACCCATGGGAAGGCATCAACGCCACCACGCAGGCGATTTTGGACACTTTGCCCGAAAGTCTGAAAAAAATCGAAATCCACAATAAAGCCGACTTGACCGGCGAAACCGCCGGCATGGTTTCAGACGGCCTCAGCGGCGCAGAAACCGTGATGAGACTATCCGCCAAAACCGGCGACGGTTTGGAATGGCTCAAACAGGCACTGTTGCAGGAAATCGGCTGGCAGGGCGAAAGCGAAAGCCTGTTTCTCGCCCGCAGCCGCCACCTCAACGCCCTGAACACCGCCGAAGCCGAACTCGCCAACGCCGCCCTGTGCGGCAACGGACAAATCGAGCTGCTGGCAGAACACCTGCGGCTGGCGCAAACAGCGTGCAGCGAAATCACCGGCGAATTCACCGCCGATGATTTGCTGGGGGTGATTTTTTCGAGATTCTGTATTGGGAAATAGTTTTTTTGGGGTTTGAAGACAGAAAATCGAGTATTTTTTAGCGGACTTGCGCAAGCTGATAACGGGCTGAGTGAATTTATAATGTGTGCTGGAAATTCAGTTCATTTACCATATATAGTAAATTGACCAAATTTCCAGCACATTCTAAATTCACTATGATATTAACAGACCTGTGCATGCTCTGGCATGCACGCTACTACTAGGTTTGGCGTAGCGTGCGTGCCTCAGCACGCACGGGGTCGGTAAATTTCACATCATGTCGAGTAACGCCGCAACCTACGCCCTGTTCTTTTTTAATGAATTCACTATAGATTGCGTACGGATTATCAGCACCCGCAGTAAACCAAAAAGCAAAGCCAAGCCGTCTGAAAATACGCTTTTCAGACGGCTTGGCTTTATGCTTCAACCGTTATCGGCGGTTTAGAAACGGTAGCCGATGGTGGCCATATAGCTGTTGTTGTTGATTTTGGTGTCGGATTTTTTATAGCGGGTCTGTTCCCAATCCAAACCGGCTTCAACATTCGGGGCAACTGCGTATTTCACGCCTGCGCCGTAGCCCACGCCGTTGAGGTTTTTATCGCCTGCGCCGGTAAAGCGGCCGTAGTGGTAGCCGACTTTGCCGTAAGCCATCACATCATTGGTCAGGCGGTAGCCTTGAACATAGGATACGCCGACATCGGCTTTCTGTTTCACATCACCTGCGGCGGTGGAAGAAACGGTGCGGTGCAGCGGTTTTACCGAAACTTCGCCGCCGCTGATCCAGTCGCTGTTGCCCAGTTGGACGTTGTAGCTCCCCCGGATGGCCGCATCGGCTTTGGTTTTTTCGTTGCCGTCGATGTGTTTCACATCACTCTTGGCGGCACCTGCGCCGATTTCGATACCGGCACCGGTAAAGTTACCGGTCTGGTTCAAAGCAGGGGCGGCAGAAGCGGCAGCAGTAGCGGCCAATAAGAAAACGGTCAGTGCGGTTTTTTTCATGTTTATGCTCCTATCAGCAAGTATTTTGGCAGAGACGGTGAACGAAAATATTTGTTTACCGTCAACCGCTCGTTTCGTGGGCGGTGTGTCTGTCGTTTAAGCTGAAACGAGGCGGTGGTCCGCTGCGTTTCGTTGGAAACAGTATCGGCAGATTTCAGACGGCCTGCAAGTGTCTTTGCTTTAGCGTTACGCTTTGCTGTATTTACTTTACGTTTGTGATGATGCCCGATGATGCTGATTTTTTCTGGCGTAAAATTTGGTTTTTAACGCATATTTTTGCGTTTAATTGCTTGAAAACAGAAGATGATATTCGGGTCGGCAGTTTAAAACCAAACCGCAGACAGGCCGTCTGAAAACGGCATTTTCGGGGAAAGCCGAGCAGCTAATCTTTACATTCATGAATGTATATTTTTAGCGACAGAGCAGCGTGGAATGATGTTTCTGTTGGCGGGATTATGGTTGGTACACTAGATTTTCCATGCAAACCGGACGCATGGTTGTGGGTAGTGAGGCGCACGCATGATCCAACAAAGCCTTATATTTCGGGTTTTTCAAAAAATGTTGGGTCAAGACCCAACCTACGCCCGATTTCAAGTATGGCAACGCAAGCCTTCTTTTCCCGATTTTAGTGAAACCTTTGGTTTTAGCTACGCTGAACTCATTGCATGAGTTTTATAGAGAATTAGCCAAATTTCCAGTACATATCAAACCCAATATGCCCGTCATTCCGACGAAAGTCGGAATCCATTTCGGCGGCTTAGGTAACTGTTTTTCTTTACGGTTTCTGAATCTGATAGATGGATTCCGACTTTCGTCGGAATGACGAGTATGTTTGAAAATCGTACGGTTTATTAAGTGGATTCACTATAGTGAATTAACCAAAAAAATATTATAACCCAAGTGAATCCCCTTTCCTGCCAGCGGGACGGGGAACGGTGTGTAGCGTGCTTGCCTAAGCATGCACGTGTTCTTTAAATTCCACATGAATGCCGTCTGAAAATGAGTAAAGCGAGTTTCTGCGCAGCTAAAATCAGATTTTCAGACGGCTTCGACATAAAACTCACAGAACAGGTGCGTGCTTTGGCTCGCACCCTACAAGTGCTACAAGTGCCGGATTAAATTGTATGGATTATTCAGTTAATCCACTATATAGCTGCGCAGAAACTCGCTTTGCTCGTTTTGGCGAAACCTACGGTTTTCAGACGGCCTCGCTGCGTTGGTAATGGACAAATGTATAGCCGATACCGTTGGCGGCGGTGTGGGCTGCTCGGCTGATTTCTTTCCAGTCGGCGGAAAATTCGGGGAAAAAGGCATCGCCGTCCACAGTCAGGGCGATTTCGGTCAGGCGCAGGTCGGTTGCCAGCGGCAGGGCTTGGGCGTAGATTTCGGCGCCGCCCATGATGATGATTTCTGCTGCATTGCCGCACAGTGCCAATGCGTCATGCAGCGAGGTGCAGCATTCTGCGCCTTGCGCCCGATAGTCTGTTTGGCGGCTGATAACGATGTTGCGGCGTTCGGGCAGCGGTTTTTTCGGCAGCGATTCCCAAGTTTTGCGTCCCATAATCACGGGTTTGCCGAGGGTGTAGGCTTTGA
This window encodes:
- a CDS encoding DUF799 domain-containing protein; this translates as MISWKSLIPAAALFLAACASTPQQPYDYTAFKESSPKSILVLPPLNESPDINATAGMLASATRPLAESGYYVFPVAVVNETFKQNGLTQPADIHQVKLDKLHQIFGADAVLYITVKQYGTSYQVIQSDTRVSAEATLIDSKTGKTLWTGSASASSIENQNSGQSGLLGMLVSALIDQIASSVTDKGFDIAQVTGSRLLGADMPRGILFGPRSPHYQTQPGK
- the mnmE gene encoding tRNA uridine-5-carboxymethylaminomethyl(34) synthesis GTPase MnmE, whose amino-acid sequence is MSAPFPTIAAIATAPGRGGVGVVRLSGKNLLPLAQAISGGKTPQPRRAVYTDFLDAAGQPIDNGLLLYFAAPASFTGEDVVELQGHGGPVVMEMLLQRCLELGAKMAEPGEFTKRAFLNNKLDLAQAESVADLIDASSKSAARMALRSLKGAFSQHIHALVDDLITLRMLVEATLDFPEEDIDFLEAADARGKLQALQGRLKTVLASAEQGAILREGMNVVLVGAPNVGKSSLLNALAGDDVAIVTDIAGTTRDTVREQITLDGVPVHIIDTAGLRETDDVVEQIGIQRSRKAVQEADVALILIDPWEGINATTQAILDTLPESLKKIEIHNKADLTGETAGMVSDGLSGAETVMRLSAKTGDGLEWLKQALLQEIGWQGESESLFLARSRHLNALNTAEAELANAALCGNGQIELLAEHLRLAQTACSEITGEFTADDLLGVIFSRFCIGK
- a CDS encoding CsgG/HfaB family protein, whose amino-acid sequence is MYQKICLAAAVAVLAAGCATESSRSIPVEKTAAYNTQYQGVRIPVSVGNFDNRSSFQKGIFSDSEDRLGSQAKTILVTHLQQTNRFNVLNRTQLSALKQESNISGKAQALKGADYVITGDVTEFGRKDVGDHQLFGILGRGKSQIAYAKVALNVVNVRTSEIVYSTQGAGEYSLSNREIIGFGGTAGYDATLNGKVLDLAVREAVNNLVTGIEHGAWNPAR
- a CDS encoding DUF4810 domain-containing protein, which codes for MKKLFLTGLASGSLLLLTACGTQQPTTLYYWGNNNADVYQRLKSDGKPLGEQINNMEKYFQEAAKKQQSPAPGAHAHLGLLLNDAGQTRQAQSEFEAEKAQFPESSAFMDFLLKKYKGANK
- a CDS encoding outer membrane protein: MKKTALTVFLLAATAAASAAPALNQTGNFTGAGIEIGAGAAKSDVKHIDGNEKTKADAAIRGSYNVQLGNSDWISGGEVSVKPLHRTVSSTAAGDVKQKADVGVSYVQGYRLTNDVMAYGKVGYHYGRFTGAGDKNLNGVGYGAGVKYAVAPNVEAGLDWEQTRYKKSDTKINNNSYMATIGYRF
- a CDS encoding dihydrofolate reductase, whose amino-acid sequence is MQKITLIAAYAADRCIGKDNTIPWYVKEDFAFFKAYTLGKPVIMGRKTWESLPKKPLPERRNIVISRQTDYRAQGAECCTSLHDALALCGNAAEIIIMGGAEIYAQALPLATDLRLTEIALTVDGDAFFPEFSADWKEISRAAHTAANGIGYTFVHYQRSEAV